gtgacgtCAAAACCAATTCTCTAAATCCATAAAATAAACCGTACctccaagacataaaggtcaatccgtgcaatcataaaagtcaacccatgcaacccaaagaaaccaaaaagaaatcaaatccaaacgatgcaaatgttgctcaaaaaaaacatAACCCCCATTATCCACATCATtagcaacacgcacctcaacccacccaaaaaccctacacaaagatcttcacatcTTTCGCACCCTAACTCCGTTTTCAAAgtcgtttcgagtcacgaatagataaaattaatccagacgaaaatgcatctcacgctaacagtccaaaaagcttccgaaatagtgtcaaaattgatttctgacgaataaaaagtaagaacaaaaaagaaataaaagcaagaaacatgtgaaagaaaagaagcaacacgcCCAAAAATcaccccagaaatcattttcagcgcccagagctgggcgccgaaatcattagcgccccattctgggcgttgaaactctctgcttgccgaagtttacccagaagtgctcgtcagtttatccgcacatacatggaaaaataacaaacacttggggggtacagcacgtgttcacgtattcagatatacataccacaaaaaaaaacacatgaaaaaaaaaaccatgcGCAAAATACATGCACTCAAAAATATAGCCTATTTATGGATGTACTCAAACAATGCGCAAaacacatgtactcaaaaaaaaatcataaagcaaatttcgacttacggcaaagcagcagattaaaataaacttcgcctcgtttcaaataatatgtttccgtctcagaacatacttatcaaattcggcatcctagaattcattctagctagaactacgcacgacctgattctaagttaaagttatttgacaaagatacgtaggcaatcctatttatggattcggtccaatcaaataataatataatgtgcataagtgttgggaatgagtaaataaaaaagatgggagaagcaaaaaaaaagaaaaaataaaatcacgcctttattaatatttaaaaataaataagaaggaaaacaaaagtgttaaggaatgaaaaacaaacacaactgaaatgaataaagggcacctacaccctaacaagaactacactactcgagttcttccggatcatcaaacaaagtgttgtagagggcaatgttcgcagggtccacttccacgggcttctgcgctgcccctatatcaatctccataagaacaggctccttgacactaacttccaaggatgccaaggcctcagaaacattttcagtttgaacagctatagcccgctcagcctcaagggcacaaataatgggaggggaaggattatcaacatcagttGGATTAGCCAATGGTTCTActgggggctgaactttcctaacccataaaTTATTccagcgacgatctccgcgagagcttgcatttcttttgggaacagcaggccccttcatgttaggtacctttttaggcctagaactggaacggggaggaatttcctttcgctttcgatcaggacgagctttcacattCTTAATGCCATTTTCGCGAGGGTTAGCAGGATTACGgttttcatacttagccctacctcgaggtatcaaaagttcagccggctcttcctttcgagccttagttctcacagccttattatcgaaactcatccacaacttataattctcggaaaaacccacaaagccatctgtagtcacggtccaacgcgggaggccaccataatacttagcccacgcttgaacccgtgctcgtgAAAAGACTGCTaatttaggtggtaccgtatcagcaaatgggatagtcttccttaagccgtattgtcgcatgactcggtaaggaaagatgtaaacagaccgagataatcccaacaaagaaacatgaactaacgtctcagaaccccccgtcatattagtcaaaccccaccacggtaccacccacttaatagagcatatgccatgagtaaaataggaggcccattcggcctcatcctggccttggtgcaaatactttcgattgcctaaggctatagggcgataatgtttaggatcggcaggagcttctagaagcctaagtcgttccatgagccaagtctgcaaaagaaaaaagggtacgatcagaaaaataataaggcatgggatgcattttcaacgcccaagaccaggcgccagaaattccgacgcccagccctgggcgctgaaaatcagctccaggcagaggtaaacgaaaagaaaaaataattatatgcgcgcaaataaacgatcaattacctgcagcaatagggggctccccttaaaattttcagacttggcatccttcttaCTCATTCGCATCCaacaaggtctcggcaacaatcaacggcataatagaatataaactctccatctgactgattaggggaatcaaccttatgtcaccaaactcaccattgaTATTCGatagtaaatagtggttcaacaagcagaatacaagtgcccggatattcaatttctgtttagtcatatttttactaggcctaaagtgatgttttgcaagcttcgccaaattaaccttatcagccacaatgatctcagcaagcgtgtcatcatctagtcctaggagagcccctatagttgttttaccctcttcaacagtgccaggggtcgcaggagtagcattggtaggataacccaggattgcggcaaattcatctggtaaagggcatacctcattgccccgaaaaacaaaaacatggtgatctgAATCCCAAAGGTTTAAGgcggcatacagaaagttataatcaatgttaatttgttgtaagcctaaaagtgcctctaagtggtatcctttcaacaaaaccttttctgtggaattaagggctctaagccagcgcctaacaactcgttggagggagaaaggaggaatcgacatggcaagagtagGAAAAATAAAGCTAGATAATTGTAGAGAGAGGAAGTTAGCAGTGGTGAAAAATAAAAACGTACTtaaccccctatatatacacgaaatcatcctggtcccattcggaaacgcgttgagaaatttggaaaaataaaaaaggctgCTAAGGTACCATTTTCAGCGGCcgacgctgggcgccgaaatatctaacgcctggcctagggcgatgaaaatgcagcccaaggcccaacttttccaaaacgcgaaccaggaaaatgcctaaaaccgtgttagtggacacgaggccctgttgtaatcaaaatcaagcccaaagcacttttagagcccaaatagtgaaagcaaatgtcgaaacttagactcgtcttaaaaaatatgtgtacattttacAAAgcaatatataaaaataaaaaaaaagtataataatcaaggtcattcaCCGAAGCAAAAAATCATaatgtcgttggtttctcaaaattaaaagcgtttatttgtcaaaaagatcaatccgggccaaagtaagctcgatgtattaatcattgaaaaatgaagcaaactttgtcgcccggaaatgaagtcgcaccccacgatttcatcaaagtagcataccactacaaaggtcgcttgcacttacgagcacgatcccaaacacggtcaaggacgttataaaatgcGCACTTTTCCTGGCAAAGAGCAACCATCaagtacgaatgcttgggggcttgaaagaaagaaaatatacgATACAAGTTGAAACAACACTTTCAGGCGGcgtcccgtgcttggacaaattcaaaaaaaCGGACTCGACCTCATACCAAAGGTCTCCATTAACATTCGCGTATGGTCCCACCAGTCATTTcgcaaggacccaagtaatggcacaactaggccagttctaaacggtgacatacatcctatgggccgcaaagacttgttcaaaaccaTCAAAGGCAGACGACCACGAAACGATGGTCcgtttagacacgttgccaacccacattcaagacttgttcaaaaccaTCAAAGGCAGACGACCACGAAACGATGGTCcgtttagacacgttgccaacccactaAACCCGATAATTTCTCGAGAgaactcgctcttacaagaatgaataaaaaaattctcaaaagaaatcccaaggataaatgaaataaggttctggcccacctcgatcaggcaggatcgcgtcagaaccatgcgagtcccaaataaaaaaaaaacaaaaacaggctcgccatcttcagccggcggggtctgcgtcactaaccgcgtaggtcttcagttttcgaaaataaaaatattcaaaaacaaaaacaggctcgcccaccttcagcgggcggggtctgcgccactaaccgcacaggtccttacttgttgcagcgataactttcccgggtttatccttttccaaaaatcaaaggatggtttatctttttccaaaattcaaaagatggtttatctttttccaaaaatcaaaagatggtttatctttttccaaaaatcaaaaggtggtttatctttttccaaaaatcaaaagatggtttcccttttccaaaaatcaaaggattggttttccgcttttccaaaaaagagcgatgtgctggattttccttcgttttacgtcctataaaaacaagggggttttctcgtttagctaaccctaaaaatgagaatctttaaaaacatttttacctcgtgatcgggcttggccaggcctagttacactttatagctttgatttcgaaaacgtctgtagatacttccaatgacaaggtgaaggagtttctatacatctgtaggtacttccaatgacaaagtgagggagtttctatacttaacaaattccaatgacacgtgtggaatgtgttaacacttcaagtgatgacccttaagtcaaatgttatcactcgggggctcgtgagaccctcgcaaaacaggtcatatacaccatggcttgtatgacgaactccgtctgatactttgaccattgtcttactccaagactcagtcaaagtgggggctaactggagacacctacttttgtccccattcccgaaaggaaaggttcgatgatgagaacataaatctccatttggcaacgcatctcctataaaataacgaatctcaatcaccctttcatttcagccaaaactgctatttatagaaacctgctaagaatagtaactgccgtaaagagtagttgttaaaagtggcaaagtcataaaagatagaaatctgtcagaattaggtgttgcactccaacataagtcctaaaagagatagaattggcaaaaggaattctattcctgctatgattcggaaataagagttacgtattaattaaaatcctaacgaacctagagttcgtaacgggcccagacgcattccgtcataagttgatacgcactaagaaactcggataagtctcaaagctccgtgtttaagagtccaaatctgacaaaaaggctcggctcaaatcctattttcaacgcctgggtctgggcgccgaaatcatcggcgcccagccctgggcgctgaaaatatctggggccgtgtcgtctccgaattcttgtTGGATTCGtgttctaaagatctatctttccacaaactctttccctataaatatagcctaaaaaccgacgtgaacacacaattcataatctgagtattgactccgaccctaagcctaagcctcacgctgcgaaaatgatcccgcgttctgtcgcaatcgacccaaaagtcgaacagaacgtatcctgtcccttgtagctgatgaattaagcctaaatactggaacacttctcagaaacccgagattcgttaaataaaaggagaaatagaaaagccaagtggttagttttccgagaaccgtgacgcacctctcaagggtgcgttgtaatgtgtcccttcgcatgatttaatcgctttcatcacccttttataaaattgttaaactattaatttgattgatctatcacgcctaataaatataataccttggacaattgaactatcatgctaggtaccttaaatcaatctaaataagataatcacgactgatttagtattatgtgttgcatattgctaaaatcgattcagaatagtttaatagttaacgcatgtcccttcaattatttatgctgagctagtaaggataacctgcctctggagttatcgatgagcactcctcttggtagttacagtcccccgaactctcaatctctgccccgcgggtgtacgttgagcgatccccacaccagggatcacaagggaacctatggccgtcgtggtcgaacataattgcactccctttatgtcacgataaccgggttttgtcagtttttctcattgtcgttaaaaactgaatggtgactcctatattactagtcgattcagtgtaaactcacaagaaatctaactacacttgatctgacgacgtcacgcccacgagggacgaggtcatgcattagcctcgtgctttttcgaccccctcacacatacAGGGCATGCCTTCTCCCCGTGTACATTCCAACCAGAGAGCATTCCATAAGCGGGAAAGTCACTGATTGTCCATAATAAACCAACTCGCATATTGAAAGTTTCATCCTTTGAAGCATCATAGGTCTCACTTccaacattcaaaagctcaagCAACTCTTCCATAAGGGGCTGCATATATACATCAATTTTGTTCCCAGGGCTGGTGGGTCCAGGAATTAGTGTCGAAAGGATAAGAGATGATTTTTCAAACACAACCACGGTGGCAAATTATACGGCACCAAAACTATAGGCCAACAACTATAAGCAGAgctcatcatcccaaagggatTAAAACCATCACTAGCAAGTCCTAGCCTAACGTTATGACTCTCTTTTCCAAATTCAGGATACCTAGTATCAAAGCTCTTCCAAGCTTCAGAATCAGCTGGATGTGCTAATACCTCCTTATCCTCTATACGCTCATCCTCATGCCACCTCATTATTGACGCAGTGTGCTTAGACATAAATAATCTCTTAAGTCTAGGCTTCAAAGGAAAATAGCGTAGTACTTTGGCAGGAATCCCTCTTTTCATCGTCCGACCTGTTGAGGTAGTATGCTCAGTCACTTTTTTCCACCTTGAAGCACCACACACTGAGCATGTATCATCATTAGCCTTATCTTTCCAGTAGAGTTGACAATGATTTGGGCATGAATGAATTTGAACATAACCAAGGGCTAACTTCTTGGTGACCTTATTAGCCTCTGCAAATGACTTAGGTAAATTAGCACTACTTGGAATCGCAAGTTCTAAACCTCCCAATAGGTCAGTAAAAGACTTATTCGTCCATTTGTTAATACTCTTTATATGAAATAGAAGTACTAAAAAGGACAATAAAGTCAATTCACAACCTGGCCATAATGCAGTGTCGGCATCATTAAGAAGCTTATAAAATTCTTGAGCTTCTTTATTTTGGCCATGACTACCTTGGTCCATGTTCTCGCTCATATTTGGATCACCACCACTATGACCATACGCATCATGCACTAACTGATGCATAGTAGTCTGTGGTACCATCTCATCTTCTACCATAGGTTCAGAAGGAGTTGAAATTGTAATTGGAATTGAATCCACTCTTTCTCCATGAAAAATGCAGATAGTGTAATTATTCATCATTCCGAACTGAAGTAAGTGGTAATTTACATCATCTGGACTCAAAAGTTTGTTATTAACGCACTTCATACATGGACATCTAAGTCTACCATCAATTGATGTATTATTTTTCTTAGCATAACTCATAAAACCTTCAACCCCTAATAGATATTGTGTTGCTTTTATTGGCCAAATCAAATATTCCTTGATTGTTCTTAACTCCATGATCAACTAAACTGAAAATGAAAACTCAATCACTGTAATTTCACAAAAATCACAACACAAATGAGTGCAAATGAAAAGATACGTGTATGTGGAACAAAAGTCAGATAACTATTCCAAAACACTTGCACATAGTAAAAGATACTTTATACTTAGTCATTTGAAAAACTTAACAGCATAAAAGATACTTTATACTCTCCTACGAGAAGGAAAACATCCAACTTCATAAATTAAAACCTACTGTATAAATAGACAACGCTGGACAATTAACAAACAAAAATATGCACAAATTGAACATTAGCACAAGGCAGGCCTGAAGCATATCTAATGATCATTAAAAGATAGGACACATCGGATTCTCAAAATTAGCACAAGGCAAGCCTGAAGCATATCCGATGATCATTAAAAGGCAGGACACAGAAAACCATAAATTCAACCACAAAACTGTTACATGTATTTACAGGGGAAATTGTTCATTTTTCATGTTCAGTTAAGCAAACAGATTTACTATTATGTGGTTTCAGATAAAATTCACCCCTTCACTCAATTCCACAACAGGGTAAGAAGGATCGGAAGGTAAAATTCAGATTAGGGTCCTCGATCATGAAATCCTTCACTTGATTCCACGATCATAAGTTAAAATTGAGGCAGGCTACCTATGTACTATGCAATTCTACTAATTGTTAAATACATTTACCAAAATCTAAAACCTGGTGAATCCGAATTCAACAAATAAATTGGAGCACATAATACAGTAATAACATATAATTTTAAAAGGGAAAAAAAGTGTATAAAATAGTAATTGAAATAAGGGAATCAAGAATTACCAGTTCTCTGCAGACCTCTAATCAGCACCTAAACCCGCTAGAAattcaaaatagaaaaattAAGATTAGATGAGAACCATTTGTAAAGAATAAGAATTAGAACAAGAGATGAACAAGAACCTATTCTCGTAGCTGTATAGAGAAATTCGGGAGAAATTCAAAGAGGAAACAAAATAAATTGCAATTTGTGCGAAGAACACGAGCAAAAATCAAGAACAATATACAAATTCGAATTGGGAAAAGTATACTAATGAATTTTGAATTGCTGATAGACTTAACAAAGAAATCGAAAATTCAGCGGCTGCAATTTCTTTTGTTGAGGGAATAAAGAATCAGGGGTTTTCGAATTGTACGTGGGAAGACTGGAAGGTTAGAGACGAAGTAGTGGGAACTGGGGAttctgatattttttttttttttttgttgttaccCGCCTCTCAGTAGTGGGAATATTAGGGATCCGCGAAAGTCCTCCGACGTTTTTGGAAAAGCGCTTCACAATGTTCAATATGTTTCTTGGGCCCAGCATTATTTTAATATGTGTCGCTACAAAAGCGCCTTTAAAGGCTATTTTTCTAGTAGTGACAGTGGGGCTAGAGACTCGAACGAAGTTGATAACTTCCTCTTCGACATGGAGTAGTATTTCAGAATTTGTCAACTGAGTGACAATCTAAAGGTGGATACCGCGACCATGCATTTGTCGGATGATGCGAAGCTGTGGTGGCGCACCAAGCACGCCGACATCGAAGAGGGAAAAATAAAGATAGACACCTAGGAGGAGTTCAAGAAGGAACTCAAAGATCAATTTTATCCCGAGAACACCGAGTTTGTTGCAAGAATGAAGCTACAGGAGATCTGCCACAAGGGCTCCATACACGACTATGTGAAGGAATACTCGGCCTGCATGTTGGACATCCGAGACATGAATGAGAAAGATCAGTTGTTCAACTTTGGTCACGGGCTACAAGAATGGGCGCAGCGTGAAGTATTGAGGGCGAAAGTGGACACGCTTTCTGCCGCTATGACTGCTGCAGAGCGATTGATGGACTACTCTGCATGAAGGGGTCATCGCTCGGAAGAACGAACAAGGGGGACGCCTACAAGCTCGGAGGGCCGACTCCAAGCTCACCCAAGAGTGCGAGAAGTGACTCAAGGGTGTCGTCCAGCTCAGTAGGGGATTCAAGAAAGGAAATGGGGGAGGAGGTTCACAGAAATCCTGGTCATCATCTTCCGTATCAACAAAGGTCCAAGATCAGCACGCCCTCGGGAAACATTAGTAGACTTAACTGTTTGCTATGTCGAGACCCACACAAATGGTGGGAGTGCAAACACAAAGGGGAGATCGACAACCTACAGAGGAAGTTGTCGGCCATGTCCGTGGAGGAAACCCCAAAAGAGACAGAAGAAGAAGCATGCAATGAAGACGACGAACCCCGCAGAATGAGTTCCGTCTACATGATGTATGTAATGGGGAAAGAGGCCCCGGAGACAAGAGAGGAATCCACAAACATGATGTATGTGGACCTCGTGATAAATGGGAGGAATGCTAGAGCTATGGTAGACACCGGCGCCTCCCACAACTTTGTGACCGAAGCAGAAGCCCGAAGATTGGGGTCAGTGCTCAAGAAAGGAGGCGGTAGCATGAAATTCGTCAACTCCAAAGCCAAGCCGATTCTCGGTGTGGCAGAACAGGTGGAAGCAAAGTTGGGAGACTATGAAGGAAAAATGAACTTCACTGCCGTCAAAATGGACGACTTCAATCTTGTACTTGGATTGGAGTTCCTCCGCTCCAGCAAAGCAGTTATAATGCCtcacttgaattctttgcttgtAGCAGGTGGACAAACTTGTCTTGTTCGAAGTACAGGTACTCCCACGAAGACAAAAGAGAAGGGCCGACTCCTTTTGGCAATGCGAGTTATGGAGCCACTCAGAAAGGCGACATCCCAgatacactagtggaaaaagggtcatttgcatcgcacttttaagcatatttgcgtcgcacattgtgcgtggcaaaagatctcgatgcaaatgactaaaagtcatttgcatcgcacaaaagtgcgatgcaaatgacccttatttgcgtcgcacattaagcaaatgtgcgtggcaaatgacttttcaggcaccatgttgaaaggtcatttgccacgcacattagcttaaagtgcgtggcaaatgactttcaggcgccaaaaaaaagtcatttgccacgcacaatagcttaatgtgcgacgcaaatgactttgaattttgtaaaaaaaataggttccattttactatatatatatatagtaaaatAGACAACTCATATTATTAAATAGAACCACATCAAATCAATAAGACTAAATACGTAAAGGCAGTACCTTCATAAATTTTACAATACAAAAGCTTGAAATATCTACAACAATGTATTCCATCTAACGGTTTCTCTTGacacccaacaaaaaaaaaaaaattagttattGCCCAGAATCTTCTAGTGTTTCTCTTGCTTCTAG
This Spinacia oleracea cultivar Varoflay chromosome 6, BTI_SOV_V1, whole genome shotgun sequence DNA region includes the following protein-coding sequences:
- the LOC130462926 gene encoding DNA damage-inducible protein 1-like, whose protein sequence is MGEEVHRNPGHHLPYQQRSKISTPSGNISRLNCLLCRDPHKWWECKHKGEIDNLQRKLSAMSVEETPKETEEEACNEDDEPRRMSSVYMMYVMGKEAPETREESTNMMYVDLVINGRNARAMVDTGASHNFVTEAEARRLGSVLKKGGGSMKFVNSKAKPILGVAEQVEAKLGDYEGKMNFTAVKMDDFNLVLGLEFLRSSKAVIMPHLNSLLVAGGQTCLVRSTGTPTKTKEKGRLLLAMRVMEPLRKATSQIH